The DNA window CATGGTGGGGAGTTTGTTAAGGAGAATACTGTGTCTTACAAGGGTGGGGTTGAATCAAGTGTGTTGAATCAAGATATAGAACATTGGGGTATAGAAGAAGTGACTGAAATGGTAATCGAAGATATGTCTTCATCTCTGACCAACAAAAGGTATTTCTAAATCTAAATGTATActtgttttaaaatgaatttGTTAAAACTGTTTGTATATTTGATTTGTGAAATCTGAATATATGCAGGGTTTGGTAAGTGTTTTTGAGGAAATGTTTGAAAGGATTGAACACAGGTTATGTCTTAGACATCTGTATGCAAATTTCAAGAAGAAATTTGGTGGAGGTACTTTGATTAGAGACCTAATGATGGGGGCAGCTAAGGCAACCTATTATCAGGCTTGGGAAGAGAAGATGGCTGAGCTAAAGAAAGTTGATCCAAAAGCTTATGAATGGCTGATGAAGGTGCCTACAAAGACATGGTGTAAGCATGCCTTTAACATTTACCCTAAATGTGATGTGTTAATGAATAACATTTCTGAATCCTTTAATGCCACAATACTATGTGCTAGAGATAAGCCAATTTTAACTATGTGTGAATGGATTAGGAGCTATCTAATGAATAGGACTGCATCTACTGTTACTAAGCTAGAAAAGTGGGCACATAGGATTATGCCTATTCCTAGGAAGAGACTAGATAAGGAGGTATTTATGAGTGGACAGTGGAATCCAAATTGGTGTATGAATGACCAATGGGAGGTGAAGCATGCCTACAATGGTCAACAATTTGTTGTTGATGTGGGTAAAAGAACATGTTCTTGTAGGTTTTGGGATTTAGTAGGTATTCCTTGCAGGCATGCTTGTGCAGCATTGGCCTATAGGCAATTTAAACCTGAAGACTATGTGGATAATTGGTATTCTAGGGAGAAATATGGAGAGACATATAGTGTTGCAATTAGCCCCATTAATGGGATGGATATGTGGCCACAAGTTGATGCAGATGACTTACTTCCTCCATTGTATAAGAAAGGACCTGGTAGGCCTAAGAAGCTTCGATTCAGGGAGCTTGGTGAAGGAGGTACAAGAATGAGGAGGGTTGGAGTAACATATAGGTGTACAAAGTGTGACAAAATTGGtcataactcaagaaagtgtaAGGCTGCAAGTCAAAATCCTGCTGCCTTGAAAAGAAAGGTACCATTCCATATGAATTTTTGcttgtaattttttttgaaataatccTGTTATTAACCTGTTTTCATTTTCAGAGGAAGGCTCCTAGGAAGAAACCTGCAGTAAAAAATGATGCTGGTGAAGAAGTTGCAGACCCTGTTGATGAAGAGGTTGCAGACCCTGTTGATGAAGAGGTTGCAGACCCTGTTGATGAAGAAGTTGCAGACCCTGTTGCAGAACCTGTAGTCAACAATGATGCTGATCAAATGGCTGATCAAATGGAGGAAGATGACATGCCAAATGAAGTCCAAGGTCCACAAATAATCACTACTGCTGCCCCAAAGGTGGTGAAGAAGCTCAAGATCAAGAAAAAATTGATTCTTGCTGGACAAAAGAGAACAAGTAACAGGCTGAGGGTGCTGAAAACTTTGACTCAACAGGGACCTGGAACTAGTGATAACCCTCTTGTCATCCAAGAGGATGAACAGGGTACATTAACTCAGGAGCATATTGAAGTTGGCTCAGACCCAAAGCTAGGGACTTGTATAAGGGCTATGAAGTCTTGGAGTGATATCTCTAAAAAATAGGAACTTTGTTTGGTTGTGTATTGTCTATGTTAAGTTTATGTTTTGGATCAGTTTATAACAGATGAACAATACTTTGTGCTGTTTTGATTATGTATTTGGTTGTGTTTTGGATATGTAACAATTATGGTGCTTATGGTGCTTATGTAACAATCATGTGTTTTCTGTTATGACATATGCACTTATGGTGCTTTTTATATTATGAAGTGATGATTATGAATTTGACATGCTATAAGATATGGTTTAGAGAAAAGTTACATGTTACATGTTAAATCATAACAACAGAAGTACCAAAATCATAACAACATTCAACTGAAAAGTTACATGTTAAAGAAACAGAAGTAGACAACATTTGCAAACAAAATCCATTCTATTACACCAAGGCCATTACACCATTACATTGCAAAAAAAGTAGACAACATTTAACACATCTTGtatacaacaaacaacaacatccAAGATGCTACCAAGGCCACCATCAACCTGaagttttttttcctttcttcattCAGCAACTTCTTCAACTTTTCAACCTTCTTTGAAGATGCATCTAGGCCAAATTCTTTGGAAAACTCCTTTCCAAACTCTTTCCCAAACTGTAATCCAAAAGCTTTCATTTGATCAAGTGTGAATTCACTGTTTTTGATAACCAACTCTCCACCTCTGAAAACTTCTTTCTTCCCATCTCTCATGTTGTGTTCCACGACTTCATCATCCCAAAGAAACAAATCGCATGCTGCATCACTCTACAGAGCCAAATACACATTTCACATGGATCAGAATTGATAGTATAGTCTATTTAGAACGAAGAAATAGAACAGAAATCACCTTTCCACGATTCTTGCATCTCCAAAACTTCCTCCGAGGGTTTTCGTGTGTGTTTGAGACAAACATCTTCATTGATTCGTTGCATCCACATCTGGGTATTGATCCACCGATTGAATTGCCAACTGACGAGCTTCTTGTAGAGTCCATTTGCGTGCCCTAATTTTCACAGCTGGGTTGAAGAAGACGAAgtgcaaggttgaagatgaaaggaACTTATAATTCTCAGATGCATATGTGGCATGTCATTAAATCTATGTggcattaaaaataaatgaaaaataaaaaaaaatgccaCTCAGCTGGACACATAGGCACTTGGCATGTGCCAAATCTGGTGAAGGTCCAAAATGATAGAATCTTGTAATGGCAAGGGggcatttgcaaaaaaaaaaatttacaggggggtaaaccGGAAAGAGGTcaaatggcagggggcaaaaatgtATTTAACCCTAGAATCATTAAACTTCTCATTTGTCAATCCAATTATAGCCTAAAAAAAGCAAGAAAATTAACATACCTTCATGTTCATAATACTTTTCTCAGGTAAATCAATTCTCCAAAAACAAGAAGCAATGCATAACCCGTTTAACATTAACGGCAAGTCTGGTCATCCTTAACTCAAAGTCTTAGTCACCACCATCCTTAAGACACTTATGCTTCCAACCATACTATTGGTGATTACGACATGAGATCACCTATGTAGTAAAACTCTACACTTAAGTTTAGCctctaaaaatattcaaactaaacacttaacatcaataaaatatttataagataAACAAGGTATCATAACACAAATCAGTCTCATTATCGTGAATATTGAAGCGTATCATAATACAAATCAGTCCAACgataaaaaaaaatgcaataagataAACAAGGTATCATAACACAAATCATGAAGTGATACAAAAATGATTTGCCTACCGACCGTTTGATTAAATGTTTGtgagaaattattttttttacaattatttaaagggggtttaaaacctcCGCAATCTGcttcattttctttaattttgtctTTGTCTGATGTGGCGAGACATGTGGCATGCCACATAAGTCTCCGTTAGAGCAATCTAACGGGAAGGACCAAAATTCGTGACGGAAAATTTTGTGAGAACCAAAATTCGACGAAATTTTTTGTAAGGACTAaaagtgaaaagtgtcatatttataggaactaaatacttatttaaccctataattAATATTAGGGTTAATATTCATTCTCCCCCTGTCATATAGGCGCCTTTTGAAAACCTTCTGTAAAAAAAATTTGTATGAATTTCCCTAAAATTTGAatattctctcattttttatcTTCATTACATCCAAACATAAAAAATTTCTCTAACATTTaaagattctctcattttttattttcatcatattCGATTATCAAAAAAGCTGATGTGgcagtttatttttttatttttttattgactttGATGGTCAAgtgactttttattttaattttttttataattttttaatgccCACACCCTTTCCTTCATAGATCTTGCGCCTTACCACTAGGGCTTGAGTGAGCGTTTTATAATTTTTGTGCTTTTAATTGATGTTAAGGCATATTTATCTTACTGTAAAATTACTTTCATCTACAAAGTCAAATAGAAACAAATTTAATAaatgtattaaaatatttttactaacatcatattataaatattttactaattaatattaaataataatatattttaaataataaattgatatcaaatgtaaatttttaatatatttcaaaTTGATAtcgattaatattaaatatttattaaataaattgaaaactatataggaattttaaaaatattaaataattaactaaaataaatttttacaaaggaaaaatattttaataatcaactatataaatatttattatatagttgACACATTTCTTTAGTTGATACATATTTCTATAGTTGATACattcaaatatatttattaatatggaAAGTAATAatacatttattaaaatttgtttatattttttatattcaaatattttaaaaaaatatttaaatattataaatttattctaAAATATTCAAATAGATTTAAAGTATAATTGAAATAATACATAAATTGCaaactatatttaaaatattattaaaatataaatatatttaatatatagtttaaatattcaaatatgtTGAAAATAATATGTATTTACTAATTTCAAGATTATATACAAgtaataatattgaatatttcaagataatatgtattattttaattatatttgtgaAAACACAATGACAAAGACGAGTTGTTCTACAGGGCCATAGGTCATCCTAAATGAGTCGTGAGATTGTAAGATCTTGGTAGCCGCTCACGAATATTTTAGCCCACATGAACTCATTCTCGTTACCCATTTGGTCGGTGAATTGTGAGATGATGTATCCCATCATAAGAGATTGGAAGAAAGGGTCAAAGAGGGTGGCAGAGGTAACCACTCTCTAGCCCATACCCGAGGAGCCTCTACAAATACCTAAGCTTTAATGTTTATGAGAGGATAATCATTTTTACCTATAAACCACATATACAAAGCTTTTCATCACTTTGCAAGAGCCATCTCTAAACACCACCAACAATCCTAAAAATCATATACAACCCTCCAAATATAGGGCTACCCTTATTGTAATTTTTTAGCAAGTACATTTGACACCCACCGTGGAACCCTGGTAAAATTGACATGCCCCCTTTTATGTAGCAATCATCTTGTTGTCCACCCCATTAATCCTCTTGAAATATGGTTAACAGGCGACAATAACTTCACTTGGAAGCAACTTTAGTGGTGACCAAGATGTCGTAGTAGAGACGCACACCTCTATGGATGATTTGCATTTCCAAAATTAGACTTTGTAGGACAACATCCATAACCTCCAATATTGGAAATAGGAGGTTATCCCCCATTGAGGAGACAAGATTTAAACCCCTAACCTCTAACTCATCCTTAACCTTCAACTCTGAACCCCTAACCTCTCTTTGACAAGATTTAGGGAGCCCTGTACTAGAAAGTTTTAAGCATCCATCACTTGCAAAATTTGATGGAAGAAGTGACCCCCATGAGCATGTCACAAGAAGCATGTTATTCCCATGCAGGAAGTGGTGACGCGCATAGAATGCTACATAAAGGGGGAGGAGATAAACACAAAGAAAAATGCCAGTGGTTCTAAGGGGCATATATTTGGAAATCTTGACTCCTCAAAGCAAGCGCACAAGAACCATTACACCTCTCCTATTAGAGATAGGATGACCTTCAAGAAGAGAGAGATACCTACGGAGAACTTCACGTCCCTAAAAATTCTTTGTAAGAAAATATGGTAAAagatcctccacatacatgataTTCCTCTTCCCTCATCCCCCAAATTAAACATCATGGAACTAGATCCTAGTAGGTGGTATAAATTCCACAAAGTCAAAGCCACCACACATAAGAATTTTACTAGCTCTAGAAGAATATTGGGCACCTCAtccaagaaaataaattaaaaaaatatgtttgggGAAGATCCAATCCCCAAGGAAAATATTCCTTTAGAAACCCTGATCCAAGAAGGTAAAAGAATCAAGTAGAGGAGATGTATGTAGGCTTATGCGTCACACCCTTAACACGATATCCCCATAGCAAAAGGAATCATTGGGGGAGACTAGCTCTGCCCGTAGAAGGTATGCATGCCAAGTCTTGGCCATAAAAGGCTCACTTACCAATCCTGATCTAGGTGAGAAGAAACTTTGGAGTTTGAGATCACATTTTTTTAGAAGGACATTGATGGAACCCTTCCCCATGATAATGATCCCAAGATCATGATCGTGAGGTGTAATGATTAAGATTAAGAAAGTTCTAATTGATTAGGCAAGTTCTATTGAAATCCTCTACTAGGACACTTTCTAGATACTTCCCCAGGATATAGATGACCTCGAAGCTTTCCAAGGCTCTCTAGCAGGATTTCCAAGCGAACAAGTACATGTAAAGATTTACATCACCCTAAAGACAATATTCGGGGTGGAGAAAAGTGCGAGGATGGTCAAGGTAAAATATATTGTCATATACAACTCTTCCTCATATAACACGATTATGGGGCGGCCTAATTTCAACCTCTTGGAAGTTTCCCTGTCTACATTGTACTTGTGCATGAATTACTTGTTGCCCAATGAGCGTGTTAGGATTATCCATGGTGATCAAGAAACCTCCATGAGATGCTATTTGTACATTTTGAAGCTAAAGTGAGTGACTATAATTATGGCCTACATCCAATATCCCGATGCATAAAAAGTGAATTTTGTGGACCTGAAGCCAAAAGCAGAACCCCAAGAGGTAGAGAGGATGCCTCTAGAAGATGAAGAGTTGGTCGCATTATTCTAGAGGAGCCTAGAAGTTTCAGTTGAAGAGGCCATGGAGAATTCATTAACTTTGTTAGGTGTAGTATTGCTTTTTGTTTAGTTAGGTTATAAGTTTGATTAGTTAATGAGAGGTATCACCTTTATCCATtgataatttatttcaaatacatcatttatttaatAGGGTGATACTTTTCTCCTCTAGGGGCGCATGGATTTTTAATAAGGTATATACTGTTTCCTTATAAATCTTGGtagactttttttattattttgcaaGAGTTGATGACTGGAGTTTGGAACCTTAATGAAATCGCCCCAGTGTTAGTGAATTATGAAGGATCCTCATGAAGGAATCCTCATGAAGGAATCCTTGCCACCACAAGGAAATGAGTAATTTTAGATCCCCATGGAGGAATTCTTGCCACCCATGAGGCAGTGACTTATGTTGGATCCTCATAGAAGAATCCTTGGGTAAGTCCATGTGGATCAAGTCTATACTAGGATAACGAAGATCTATGTTCTCATTTTCACGCATAAAATACTGGTCAAAAGTATCCACCAATTCATCCTTGAGTGCAGACGGTTCTTCTTCTAGCATCTCATTTGAATGAAGGGCAGCCTCGAGGGACTCCTTCATACTTTTCTCTGGCAGGGAGAGCATTTGGGTATCTGATTCCATATTTTTAGGGTCTCTTTAAGTGTGGCCTCTAATTGCTTGAGCTCATTCTTCTCTTTAACCAACATTTTTATTGTATCCTACCCCTTGGTAAAAGATTCCTTGGAAATAGAAAGTTTTGCATTCAAGTTGTGCAACATCCTTCTAAACCCACAAATATTCCGtatctaatttaaaaaataattcaagAAAAATCACCACTCAAGGGTGTCACACTTCACATAAAACATCATGGTAACAATTCCTGCTATGTAACACAGGTTATATCATTATAAAACATCTGCTAATAATTCAACAAATACATCACAGTGAATTCATTGTCATAACATCGTAATTAACTTCACAAAAGTCATACATTGGTCTCCTCAATTATTTAAACCAATCCATCAAAACAGTCATAAATTATAACAATGTCAAAAGAACATAATCGTTCGCAAAATATAGTGTTCCCAACCCAATTTTACATATCAAAACAAGACACCTTCTAGCAATGAAATTATATTAAATACTCCAAAACTATCTTCAAAGTCTCTACGAAACTACTCCTGATCACCTGCATTACCCAtatggaggtaacattcaaatagaaaggGTGAGCAATCACAATTCATTATAAAAGATATAAGAAAAAGAAGAGTACTtacaaacaacatcatcatcatataacacATCTCATTTATCAACGCATCATAGGATCGATTCCCTCTTAGAACCGAAGCACTTCACAAAACACACTCAATCTATACAATGGGATTGAGGCCTATCGTAGGCAGACCACCATCCAAAAAtaatgctatgaatgtatgataCACAACAACGTCATATAAAATCCGACCACGACTAGTCAAGTACATCACCATTCACATAATCATCACATGGCATATATACACATCACTAAAATATCATCACAATACCATTATTAACGTCACGACAATATCATAGCAATATAACAttcatcatcaaaattaaaatatcatagCATCGCAATATACAACAATTTAATCATACAAACATATCAATACTGGAATAATacatcaaataactcatatgactcAATTATAGTGTAGTTCTATGCGTCAGCTTCCCAACGCTTTAAACTACAGGTCAAACGAAGTTCTGAAACTCAAGTTACAATATTTTGGGGTCTCGCTGCTTCAATGTTTGATCAACGTTTTCTCTATTTAAATGATGTTTTCTAAAAAATCTGTACAGGAAATCGATTAGCCTgtttggggaaatcgatttccctcactATTTTTACGCTAGATTTGAAAAATCTTTACAGGAAATCGATTACCTTgattgaggaaatcgatttcttgacatcaaaatgcaattttttccatatttttaaAGTTGTTTTGGCCCCTTCTCTCCATCTTTCTTCTCTTATCTTATTGGTGCAAGTCTTAAACATTCGTTGTGTGAAGGCTATGGTTTTACCATTCCTCTAATGAATTATTAAGATGAAGTCTCACAATAACAAAGGGAAATTCACTTGGACTTTTGGTTTTATTTTCAATTCATTCCCCGTCCCTCTTCGTCTCAATCCCATTcttgtttttttattgttattttacaTGTATTACAAGTTGTAGGAGAATGATTTCATATATCATTTCTCTAACTTGTTCTTAAACACGTAAATTGTTATTGATCGTTCTCCTTGTAGGatgacttctatataagttacttggcgGTTGCTTAATATAGTGCTAAATTTGTCCCGAATTGAAAAATGATTATTTGTGGCCCAAACCTATGGTTGATTATTTGACAATTGGTTCAATTCCTATGAAACTTATTGCTATGAGGCTTTGATTTTATCAATCCTCtaattatttttcattaattttgACCTAAGCTCATTATTCAACCATTATTGATCATTCACTTTAATAATCAACTTCTAATCCCTAACTTATAACTTCTAACTCTTATTTTATGTTTCCTCTATTACTTagctttattttttatgctttattttacatCTTTAGCAtccattatcatatttattattgctttttttctttgtccatttggagtTTTATTTTGTtcctaaaacattaataatcaatttGAACAATAAAATACTTAAGGCTCTGTATGGACTATGGTTACTATCCCTTGGCATCTCGGAGTTGTGGACCTCTTGGACTTAGTATTAGGATCTTTGTTTCCTTGATACCTCTTGACCTTATGTTATCTTGTTGGTACCTTATCTGAgttccttggagtttactccaaggcattggtttgattttttttttgtgcaGGTTATCGTTCTATAATTTGTTTGAAGTCTTTGAGGTTTATTCCAAGGCATTATGATTGAGAATTACTCTGTATACAGTCGTTACTCTGGCCAATTTTTGTCTAAAATCTTTAGGCATTAGTTTGCAAGTTATTTATATAAGGATGTGATGTTGAACCCAAAAAAGTTCAATTGGTTCATTGAAGCTTTGAGATAATAAAGACTTTGTTTGATTCATAATTAATTTGAGACTTATTTCCTCTGGTATTGGGTATTATACTTGCTTGGTTTTGTTAATCCAAATGATGAGAACTCTACATTGACTTTTTGATGACAAATGTTGGCTTCTTGTTGGTTAGATCTTTCTTTACCTCTTCTTTTACTTTGATGATTTTAGGATAggctcttcatctcctcccatcttcttaaattttcaaaatcttttcccttttccaaaatcttcttatgtttgcaaactcttttaaaactcttttgataaaaactttctttcaaaactttttcccttggtggatttttcttttaaaagtttAGACATGAGTAATCATTATGTTGGAGATGTAATCCCATAAtcccttgatattgattgatatgattgaTTCCTTTCCACTTGcaagagttagtggcatacttgttgattttatccaagttggagcccttctttctgttgtgatgcaaataatccatttgttctcatgttcaacTATGATTGGCTGAGTCTTCTCCTATGATAACAAAGTGTTTATccaattttaaacaaaaaaacctttgtttcctttcgagcagaactacaaatgctctgacttcttcATTGCACTAAGGAGGTATGTAGGTACAAGATGCGATGTCTTTCCGAGCAAAATTCTAAAACCAAATAAAGCTTTTTGTTGCACACAATTCTTTTTACACAGATTTACAAAAAGATTCTTGTAAAGTACCACaggtgtgaggggtgctaacacctcccTTTTGCACAATCAAACCTCGTACCTAagatctttgttttgtttttattagttttgagttaaaaacttctttgggttaTACTTCCCTCTTTTCCAacttcttttggaaacaataaagcatgGTGACGATTTTCACTAAAATAACGAGTCAAGTCCATAAATGGCTTCGGTTTCAATTTTTCACCACTACACATACGTCATACCAATTCATTAATAactcataaataataaaataattataaatttgggGTATTACATGTCACCCACAATTTTGGCATGATTCTCACAGAGCACTCGCTCCATCAGCATACCTCTAAGCATATGATTCACCACCCTGCCAGACAATTTCCGAGTTTCTATTTCATTGTTGCTTGGAAGTCTCCAGAAAAGCCTTCATGGAAAGTGATCCGAGCTTCAATGTATTTTACTGCATCAAATGTTAAATTAGTCCACAACATAGAAGGCTAGGGCGGGTCAATTAAAATTGGCGAGATAATGTGTCATTCACCCTCTTCATCCTCTTCAAGGATTATAATGGAATTGTCCTTAGGGGTCAAGGATAAACTTTGGACTTGCTTTAAGGTCTTGGTAGAGCGAGTCCCGGTAAGGGTGTTCTCTTTGGTGACACTTTTTCCTCCTTTTGTGATGAGGCCACCCTTGTGACATTTTGTACTATCAATCCATTGCTCTTGGTGCTCTGTCTTTTTTCTATTTAGACGAGATTTCCTCTCAGTGACTAGGACATATGACATCTTTTCtgttaaaaaaggaaaaaaatataagttaccAAGAGATTAAATAGTCCTAATAAACTGGAATAACTACAGTATGATACTTATGCAAGTATTCATCGATCTTACTATCCCTTTCCTGATCTAATTCAATAATGATATGAGAGCTCACAACTTTAAGTTTATCTAAAAAATGAACTACCTCCCTCTTAGTAGGTGTAAGGTAGTTGAAGTTAAATCTAGTGATTTCCACTAGGTCCTCGATCCAAGTCAAAGGAAAGTGAAGGGCGTCATCCTACCTAGTTGTGACCATGGAGACACCATCTCTCCTTTTAACTCTTACAAACCTATCTTTCCAATTTTTGTAATGGTTAGAGTGAATATTGAATAGTGTCCTCCCAGAAAAGAAAGAGTTACTCAACCACCTTTTGTACCATTCTTAGtacaataaaaggaaaaataatattcTTATGGTAGAGTTGGCATCCATTCACCAACATACATTCTTAAAGGCTCTAATAAAGCCATGGCCGTTTGGTGAAGTTTGGGAAGAAAATACGTTTTCATTCACTAAAACCTTCGCCCCAAACAATGTAAGGGGAATAAAACCCCTAAATCTTGAACGATGGGAAGGTGCAGATAAAAGTAAGGATTGAATTAGTCAGATAAGGTtgcaacacccttctaaacccccgcgaaaaatataatataatcagagtaataacacatcaaggatgctacaattattaaaataaataaaaacatcaagtcgattgtcatgctttattagaaattaaccaatatcaaacatgtgtttagcacagcggaacttaattcaacagtattaggaaacatctccacacaaatactcaatacataaatccatagccaaaatggcaacaatgtataacaagtaacgctaagactaatcgatcccagtgttacaatcagagcatgactcgacacgaactacgggctagcctacaagctatcttcacccaatcaagacgccgctacatccttaatatgaaatcatcaaagtaagggtgagtttcattcgaattaataaccattatacaatcataagcaataaaatctcatagcaattatcatccatccAACATACATACAGTCGGAAATTATTACAataagcaagcatcaattcaacaatatttggCCAACGGCCCACAACTCCTCATTCCATCAAATAATCAAGTTATATCAACAACAActtcttaatacatcaatcatgtaaacacaccaaggcataacactggatctcatccaatcatgttataaccaatgcatatgattcaactaacactatgcatgtggtaccatacatgggataaacccatccactgatctttttcatcaccaagatacagtttaaccagcacaaattccacacaatgggaattatgcccaccattttgatccactttcatcaccgggatccatcaccaaaaatgtatgccaatgaatgcaacatataacatgcttataaCATCACCAATCTGATGTATCACatcgtttcattatcatcaccaattcatcaccaataagcatgtatatattcttagcaccCATTCAAATATATcgcacatacattcaccacagttcacatgttaatattaacagcatattaacattcataaatcatcaatcatcaccacgttcaTACATCGTTATATCTATCATCATTGCACATAATGTAATAAATTGTCaaaacaacccaacaacataatcacaa is part of the Vicia villosa cultivar HV-30 ecotype Madison, WI linkage group LG2, Vvil1.0, whole genome shotgun sequence genome and encodes:
- the LOC131650887 gene encoding uncharacterized protein At4g04775-like translates to MDSTRSSSVGNSIGGSIPRCGCNESMKMFVSNTHENPRRKFWRCKNRGKSDAACDLFLWDDEVVEHNMRDGKKEVFRGGELVIKNSEFTLDQMKAFGLQFGKEFGKEFSKEFGLDASSKKVEKLKKLLNEERKKNFRLMVALVASWMLLFVVYKMC